GGCCGCTTCCAACTCTGTCCACGTGGAACGCGTTAACGCCAGATTGAACGCCTGGGCCGCCCACCAAGCAAACACCATCAGGGCCGCCAGGCTGATAAGGAAATATCGAAAGGCAAGATGCCTAACCAACCGGTGACGTTGCATGCAGAATGAGCCCGCAAAATGACCCGAGATGACGCAAACCCGCGTCACCTGTCATTATGCCCTGTCATTCCTTGAATCGGTACCCTACGCCGCGGACGGTTTCAATGTTGACGCCAAAATCGCCCAGCTTCTTTCGCAGGCCGACCACCTGCACATCAACCGATCGTTCGGTGACGGGATAATCCTCTCCTTTCACCGCGTCGACAATTTGCCCGCGCGTGAATGCCCACCCGGGCTTGCGGGCCAGAAAGTGCAGTAGCTTGAATTCGGTATATGTCAGGTCGACGGGAA
This genomic window from Pirellulales bacterium contains:
- a CDS encoding helix-turn-helix domain-containing protein → PVDLTYTEFKLLHFLARKPGWAFTRGQIVDAVKGEDYPVTERSVDVQVVGLRKKLGDFGVNIETVRGVGYRFKE